From a region of the Malania oleifera isolate guangnan ecotype guangnan chromosome 12, ASM2987363v1, whole genome shotgun sequence genome:
- the LOC131144620 gene encoding uncharacterized protein LOC131144620, with product MSKVRANSSPDLLPPAAKDRPDDSSLEGIAANVKLLLKLIQDHNEACNKDIDDRKVQRAAGMMTILDDVKTRIQKSLSSGKKREAELRRCNTDLRPRDVPRDKKSAETVTDEKQKLRKELNASLAARKSLEIMCSSLGKEKEIMATELAKKVHELNEMEELISDIKAQNETLLAKVKACAAEHRDRKNMGGETQGNAALQERNKALSEQLLKSLDGYRSLKRKFKEAQEENAGIRAEVEEMGVDVAAGLDQIHSFHHRITAGNKRALDIEEEISALEHMFEGFNRKISKHGQKKSECVKPKAEISTSKPSSVLA from the exons ATGAGCAAGGTACGTGCCAATTCATCTCCTGATTTACTCCCTCCAGCAGCAAAGGATCGGCCAGATGATTCCAGTTTAGAAG GTATTGCTGCAAACGTTAAATTACTATTAAAGTTGATCCAAGATCACAATGAGGCCTGCAATAAAGATATTGATGACAGAAAAGTGCAAAGAGCGGCAGGAATGATGACCATTCTTGACGATGTTAAGACCAGGATACAAAAATCTCTCTCTAGTGGCAAGAAAAGGGAAGCTGAGCTAAGGCGTTGCAACACCGATCTTAGGCCTCGTGATGTTCCGAGGGACAAAAAGTCTGCAGAAACAGTAACTGATGAGAAACAAAAGCTAAGGAAAGAGCTGAATGCAAGCTTGGCAGCACGAAAGAGCCTCGAAATAATGTGTTCAAGCTTGGGGAAGGAGAAGGAGATTATGGCAACAGAGCTTGCCAAAAAGGTCCACGAATTGAATGAAATGGAGGAACTCATCAGTGACATCAAAGCCCAAAATGAGACATTGTTGGCAAAAGTAAAAGCTTGTGCTGCAGAGCACAGAGATAGGAAAAACATGGGAGGGGAGACACAAGGGAATGCAGCCCTGCAAGAGCGAAACAAAGCGCTTTCGGAGCAACTCCTTAAGTCGCTCGACGGGTATCGATCCTTAAAGAGGAAGTTCAAAGAGGCACAAGAGGAAAATGCGGGAATTCGAGCAGAAGTGGAGGAAATGGGGGTGGATGTGGCGGCTGGTCTTGACCAAATCCACAGCTTCCACCATCGAATTACCGCAGGGAATAAAAGGGCATTGGATATTGAGGAGGAGATTTCGGCTTTGGAGCATATGTTCGAGGGTTTCAACAGGAAGATTTCAAAGCACGGGCAGAAGAAAAGTGAATGTGTTAAACCAAAGGCTGAGATCAGTACCAGTAAGCCTAGTTCTGTTCTTGCATGA